One region of Manis pentadactyla isolate mManPen7 chromosome 9, mManPen7.hap1, whole genome shotgun sequence genomic DNA includes:
- the LOC118933055 gene encoding LOW QUALITY PROTEIN: olfactory receptor 51V1 (The sequence of the model RefSeq protein was modified relative to this genomic sequence to represent the inferred CDS: substituted 2 bases at 2 genomic stop codons) encodes MIASVSSSMNSSSFLFTGFSGLEQQYPWISVPFSSIYAMVLLGNCMVLHVIRTEPSLHQPMFYLLAMLALTDLCMGLSTVYTVLGILWGLIHEISLESCIAQSYFTHGLSCMESSVLLAMAFDRYIAICNPLHYSSILTDSRIIKIGLAIVGRSLFFITPPIIHLKSFHYCHSHVLSHSFCLHQDLFRLACSDIRFNSYYALMLVICTVLLDVVLIFSSYALILKSVLAIASKEEXHKSFQTCISHICAVLVFYIPLVSLTMVHRFGKHLSPLVHVLVGNIYILFPPLMNPITXSVKTQQIRSRMLRLFSLKIY; translated from the coding sequence ATGATTGCTTCAGTAAGTTCTAGCATgaattcttcctccttcctttttaCTGGATTTTCTGGCCTGGAGCAGCAATATCCCTGGATCTCTGTTCCCTTTTCTTCCATCTATGCTATGGTACTTTTGGGCAATTGCATGGTGCTGCATGTTATCAGGACTGAGCCGAGCCTGCACCAGCCCATGTTCTATCTCCTGGCCATGCTGGCCCTCACTGACTTGTGCATGGGGCTGTCCACAGTGTACACGGTGCTGGGCATCCTGTGGGGGCTCATTCATGAGATCAGCCTGGAGTCTTGCATTGCCCAGTCCTATTTCACCCATGGTCTGTCCTGCATGGAGTCTTCTGTCCTCCTCGCTATGGCCTTTGACCGGTATATTGCAATTTGCAATCCATTGCATTATTCCTCCATCCTGACTGATTCCAGGATTATCAAAATTGGGCTCGCCATAGTAGGTAGGAGTTTATTCTTTATTACACCCCCTATCATCCATCTGAAATCTTTCCATTATTGCCATTCCCACGTCCTCTCTCATTCATTCTGCCTGCACCAGGACCTGTTCCGCCTAGCTTGTTCTGACATTCGATTTAATAGCTACTATGCCCTGATGCTGGTCATTTGCACGGTGTTGCTGGATGTTGTTCTTATCTTTTCCTCCTATGCCCTGATTCTTAAGTCAGTCTTAGCAATTGCCTCTAAGGAGGAGTAGCACAAGTCATTTCAGACCTGCATCTCCCACATCTGTGCTGTCCTTGTGTTCTATATCCCTCTGGTTAGCCTAACAATGGTGCATCGTTTTGGGAAGCATCTCTCTCCCTTGGTCCATGTCCTCGTGGGCAACATTTACATCCTTTTCCCACCTTTGATGAACCCTATCACCTAAAGTGTCAAGACCCAACAGATTCGTAGCAGAATGCTCAGACTCTTTTCTCTGAAAATATATTGA